A genome region from Sphingobacteriaceae bacterium GW460-11-11-14-LB5 includes the following:
- a CDS encoding transcriptional regulator AsnC (transcriptional repressor of asnA which codes for aspartate-ammonia ligase), whose amino-acid sequence MLKKDNSNLEIDNLDIDILKQLMQDATKPYTEIAKDLIVSGGTIHVRMKKLQEMGIIKGSHLIIDPQKAGYDICAFLGIYLEKGIQYKDAVAQLSKIKEVVELHYTTGAYSMFAKIICRDTNHLRHVLNEEIQAVNGIQRTETLISLEESIKRQIELG is encoded by the coding sequence ATGCTTAAAAAAGACAATTCCAATTTAGAAATTGACAACCTCGACATCGATATATTAAAGCAATTGATGCAGGATGCCACTAAACCCTACACAGAAATCGCTAAAGATCTGATTGTTTCGGGCGGAACGATACACGTTAGGATGAAGAAACTGCAGGAAATGGGCATTATAAAAGGCTCTCATCTCATCATCGATCCGCAGAAAGCCGGATATGATATTTGTGCCTTTTTGGGTATTTACCTGGAGAAAGGGATTCAGTACAAAGATGCCGTTGCGCAGCTGAGCAAAATTAAGGAAGTAGTAGAATTGCATTATACTACCGGCGCCTACAGTATGTTTGCCAAAATTATTTGCAGGGACACCAATCACTTACGCCACGTTTTAAACGAAGAAATACAGGCCGTGAACGGTATCCAACGAACAGAGACTTTAATCTCGTTAGAAGAGAGTATTAAGCGTCAGATTGAGCTGGGGTAA
- a CDS encoding ferrous iron transport protein B produces the protein MDIKVALVGNPNTGKSTLFNRLTGLNQKIGNFPGITVDKKTGFTKLAGGKEAEIIDLPGTYSLYPKSADESIVFQVLADKKNNSHPDVIVLIADASNLKRNMLLYSQVADLGIPMILALNMIDLSVKQGIEIDLDKLAEKLGIQVVSISARNNIGIDKLKEAIANTNKIATQFQDVDVNFLAPEAINAIKSKLNSDNDYYALQVLHQHEHLTFFTEKEQEEIENIEQSHHFESSKVQAAETIARYKHLGTILSDVVVDKGTEKKFSFSDKLDAILTHKVWGFAIFLLILFVIFNAIFAWSSYPMDWIETGFGFITSIGHEYLPAGMLTDLLLDGVVAGLGGIFVFIPQIAILFAFISILEDTGYMARVTFMMDKIMSKVGLNGKSVVPMIGGLACAVPSIMAARNIENWKDRMITIMVTPLVSCSARLPVYILIISLIIPSQTVLGVFNLQGLALMVMYLVGIIAAVLVAWVMKFIIKTKERSYFIMELPVYRMPRWKNVFYTMYEKSKTFVFEAGKVIIAISIILWVMASFGPGNRFESIDKKYESALADTTKNTDHIKTLVATEKLENSYVGILGHWIEPAIRPLGYDWKIGIGLITSFAAREAFVGTMATIYSVDGGDEDTSTIRERMSASVNSRTGLPVYTFATGISLMLFYAFAMQCMSTVAIVYRETKGWKWPVIQLAYMTAMAYVAALIAYQLLK, from the coding sequence TTGGATATTAAAGTTGCGTTAGTTGGTAATCCCAATACAGGTAAATCTACTTTATTTAATCGTTTAACAGGATTAAATCAAAAAATCGGAAATTTTCCAGGCATCACTGTTGATAAGAAAACAGGTTTTACAAAACTTGCAGGTGGTAAAGAGGCCGAAATAATCGATTTACCAGGAACGTATAGCTTATATCCGAAAAGCGCCGATGAAAGCATCGTTTTTCAGGTACTTGCCGATAAAAAAAACAATAGTCATCCTGATGTTATTGTGCTCATTGCCGATGCTTCGAATTTAAAGCGTAATATGCTTTTGTATTCGCAAGTGGCAGATTTAGGTATCCCAATGATTTTGGCCCTGAATATGATCGATCTTTCGGTTAAGCAGGGAATAGAGATTGATCTGGATAAACTTGCAGAGAAGCTGGGTATCCAGGTGGTTTCCATTTCGGCCAGGAACAACATTGGAATTGATAAATTAAAAGAAGCGATTGCCAATACCAATAAAATTGCCACACAGTTTCAGGATGTAGATGTGAATTTTTTGGCTCCGGAAGCGATTAACGCCATAAAATCTAAACTTAATTCCGACAATGATTATTATGCGCTGCAGGTTTTGCACCAGCATGAACATTTAACTTTCTTCACCGAAAAGGAACAGGAAGAAATTGAAAATATAGAGCAGTCGCACCATTTCGAATCTTCTAAAGTTCAGGCTGCCGAAACAATTGCCCGATACAAACATTTAGGCACTATTTTATCTGATGTGGTTGTGGATAAGGGTACTGAAAAGAAGTTTTCTTTCAGTGATAAATTAGATGCCATCCTAACCCATAAAGTATGGGGCTTTGCCATTTTCCTGCTTATCCTGTTTGTGATTTTCAATGCCATATTTGCCTGGTCGTCCTATCCGATGGACTGGATTGAGACAGGTTTTGGTTTTATTACCAGTATTGGTCACGAATATTTGCCTGCAGGTATGCTTACCGATCTGTTATTGGATGGTGTTGTGGCAGGACTCGGCGGTATATTTGTATTTATTCCACAAATTGCAATCCTTTTTGCCTTCATATCCATTTTGGAAGATACGGGTTACATGGCCCGCGTTACCTTTATGATGGATAAAATTATGAGTAAGGTTGGCCTTAACGGAAAATCGGTGGTACCGATGATCGGTGGTTTGGCCTGTGCCGTTCCATCTATTATGGCTGCAAGAAATATCGAAAACTGGAAAGACAGAATGATTACCATCATGGTTACCCCACTGGTTAGTTGTTCGGCAAGACTTCCGGTTTATATTTTAATTATTTCATTGATTATTCCTTCTCAGACCGTTTTAGGTGTTTTTAACCTGCAGGGACTGGCGCTGATGGTGATGTACCTTGTTGGTATTATTGCTGCGGTATTGGTGGCATGGGTAATGAAATTCATCATCAAAACCAAAGAACGCTCTTATTTCATTATGGAATTGCCGGTGTATCGCATGCCAAGATGGAAAAATGTGTTCTACACGATGTATGAAAAATCGAAAACCTTTGTTTTCGAAGCTGGTAAAGTCATCATCGCCATTTCCATCATCCTTTGGGTAATGGCCTCTTTCGGACCAGGAAACCGTTTTGAAAGCATTGATAAAAAATACGAATCTGCCTTGGCTGATACCACAAAAAATACCGATCACATCAAAACCCTGGTGGCTACCGAGAAGTTGGAAAACTCTTATGTAGGCATTCTTGGTCATTGGATCGAGCCTGCCATTCGTCCACTCGGTTACGATTGGAAGATCGGTATAGGTTTAATTACCTCTTTTGCCGCCCGCGAAGCCTTTGTAGGTACCATGGCTACCATTTACAGTGTTGATGGCGGTGACGAGGATACAAGCACCATTAGAGAGCGCATGTCGGCCTCGGTTAATAGTCGTACCGGTTTACCCGTTTATACTTTTGCTACTGGTATTTCATTAATGCTTTTTTATGCTTTTGCCATGCAGTGTATGAGCACGGTTGCGATTGTTTACCGCGAAACTAAAGGCTGGAAATGGCCTGTCATCCAATTGGCCTATATGACGGCTATGGCTTACGTTGCTGCTCTTATTGCTTATCAGCTGCTGAAATAA
- a CDS encoding ferrous iron transport protein A, which yields MKLSHLKVGEKGTIVAFTDLDMSVKLMEMGCLPGEVVEVERFAPLGDPMAIRVAGYQLCLRKSEADVIIIQ from the coding sequence ATGAAGCTGTCGCACCTAAAAGTCGGAGAAAAAGGAACAATTGTAGCTTTTACAGATTTAGATATGTCTGTAAAGTTAATGGAGATGGGGTGTTTGCCGGGCGAAGTGGTAGAAGTAGAGCGTTTTGCTCCACTGGGCGACCCAATGGCTATTCGTGTTGCTGGTTATCAGCTTTGTTTGCGTAAAAGCGAAGCCGATGTTATCATTATTCAATAA
- a CDS encoding glycine cleavage system protein H, whose product MYKALKQQKWAIFWTIVVLVLCNIKMPDSEGQGFFFEGFDKMTHMGFFFVLSVLLFYGKIRYQHNFAFRTLTIFKILLINAIIGGGIELLQWKVFTYRSAEWWDFGCDMLGASMAVFSYVLLHKLNFNENKS is encoded by the coding sequence TTGTACAAAGCACTGAAACAACAAAAATGGGCCATATTCTGGACTATTGTCGTTTTGGTGCTTTGTAATATTAAAATGCCCGATTCTGAGGGGCAAGGCTTTTTTTTCGAAGGCTTTGATAAAATGACCCATATGGGTTTTTTCTTTGTTTTATCGGTGCTGCTCTTCTACGGTAAAATCAGATATCAGCATAATTTCGCTTTCAGAACCTTAACCATTTTTAAAATATTGCTCATCAATGCGATCATTGGTGGCGGAATTGAATTGTTACAATGGAAAGTTTTTACCTACCGCTCAGCAGAATGGTGGGATTTTGGCTGCGATATGTTAGGTGCATCAATGGCCGTTTTTAGTTATGTATTGCTTCATAAATTAAATTTTAATGAAAACAAAAGTTAG
- a CDS encoding glycine cleavage system protein H, with protein MNFPSELKYTKDHEWVKVEGNEAIIGVTDFAQRELGDIVYVDINTVGSEVAKEEVFGTVEAVKTVSDLYMPVTGTVLEVNAELNDNPELVNSDPYGKGWMVKVSLADLAEVEDLLSAEAYQELVGA; from the coding sequence ATGAATTTTCCATCAGAATTAAAATACACTAAAGACCACGAGTGGGTTAAAGTTGAAGGTAACGAAGCTATTATCGGTGTTACTGATTTCGCTCAGCGCGAATTAGGTGATATTGTTTATGTTGATATCAATACGGTAGGTAGTGAAGTAGCAAAAGAAGAAGTTTTTGGTACGGTAGAAGCGGTTAAAACGGTGTCTGATTTATATATGCCAGTTACAGGTACAGTATTAGAAGTTAATGCTGAATTAAACGATAATCCTGAATTGGTAAATTCTGATCCTTACGGAAAAGGTTGGATGGTAAAAGTATCTTTAGCTGATTTAGCCGAAGTAGAAGATTTATTATCAGCAGAAGCTTACCAGGAATTGGTTGGCGCCTAA